Proteins from a single region of Streptomyces sp. Tu 3180:
- a CDS encoding isochorismatase family cysteine hydrolase codes for MSSALLVMDVQQAIVDIADDGSGYLPRLRRAIDGARAAGIPVIYVVIALRPGFPEVGTRNRALTAVARAGLHVEGAPGTEIHPEVAPRPGDVVVTKRRASAFSGSDLDVVLRARGVESLVLTGIATSAVVLSTLCHANDLDFGLTVLSDACLDTDPEVHRVLVERLFPQWADVVTVDDWLETMASR; via the coding sequence ATGAGCAGCGCCCTTCTCGTGATGGACGTTCAACAGGCAATCGTGGACATCGCCGACGACGGCTCCGGATACCTGCCACGCCTGCGCAGGGCGATCGACGGAGCCCGGGCGGCTGGCATTCCCGTGATCTACGTAGTCATCGCGTTACGTCCCGGCTTCCCGGAAGTCGGCACCCGCAACAGGGCTCTCACTGCCGTCGCACGGGCCGGCCTCCATGTCGAGGGCGCCCCGGGTACCGAGATCCACCCCGAGGTCGCGCCCCGGCCGGGCGACGTGGTGGTCACCAAGAGACGGGCGAGCGCGTTCTCGGGCAGCGATCTCGACGTGGTGCTGAGGGCACGCGGTGTCGAGAGCCTCGTGCTCACCGGTATCGCCACCAGCGCTGTGGTGCTGTCCACCCTGTGCCACGCGAACGACTTGGACTTCGGTCTGACCGTCCTCTCCGACGCCTGTCTGGACACCGACCCAGAGGTGCACCGGGTCCTCGTCGAGCGACTGTTCCCGCAGTGGGCGGATGTCGTCACCGTCGACGACTGGCTCGAGACGATGGCGTCCCGATAG
- a CDS encoding penicillin-binding transpeptidase domain-containing protein, producing the protein MGRGVKAAVIGGVFAVMVGGAGYGAYNLVSAVSGDGGGGAGESVPKSGPPDRDEVTETAGKFFAAWEKGRAAEAASYTDDAQDAGALLTAYGDEAHIGDVRITPGKAVGTTVAFTVKATVTHDGRSEPLAYRSELTVVRGKTTGRALVGWEPSVVHPGLRDGDTLVTGESAQPPVEAVDRDGTVLTEEEHPSLGPILDTLREKYGDEAGGTPGVELVIRHAEGASGEAAADTPLLTLAEGKPGRLRTTLSAGVQAAAEKAVKRFAESSVVAVKPSTGEVLAVANHRRDGFNAAFQGRVAPGSTMKIITAAMLIDNGVTSMNGPAPCPPTATWQSQTFENLTGLRPNENATLADSFLLSCNTAFIKLVDEEPLTDASLTQEAQERFGLGRDDWKTGIVSFDGSVPAVSGPDRAANAIGQGQVQMNPLNMASVTATAITGTFRQPYLVSPDLDGRRLAQAGGLRADTAAQLKQMMRLTAARGTAREAMSGLGGDVGAKTGSAEVDGNAASDSWFTGFRDDVAAAAMAQQGGHGGDAAGPIVAAVLRAGS; encoded by the coding sequence ATGGGCAGGGGGGTCAAGGCCGCCGTCATCGGCGGGGTGTTCGCGGTGATGGTGGGCGGGGCCGGGTACGGCGCCTACAACCTCGTGTCGGCGGTGAGCGGCGACGGGGGCGGTGGCGCCGGCGAGTCGGTGCCGAAGTCCGGGCCGCCGGACCGGGACGAGGTCACGGAGACGGCCGGGAAGTTCTTCGCGGCCTGGGAGAAGGGGCGGGCGGCCGAGGCGGCGTCGTACACCGACGACGCGCAGGACGCCGGGGCGCTGCTGACGGCGTACGGCGACGAGGCGCACATCGGTGACGTGCGGATCACGCCCGGGAAGGCCGTCGGCACCACCGTCGCGTTCACCGTGAAGGCGACCGTCACCCACGACGGGAGGTCCGAGCCGCTGGCCTACCGGAGCGAGCTGACCGTCGTGCGCGGGAAGACCACCGGGCGGGCGCTGGTCGGCTGGGAGCCGTCCGTCGTCCACCCCGGCCTCCGGGACGGCGACACCCTGGTCACCGGGGAGTCCGCGCAGCCGCCCGTCGAGGCCGTGGACCGCGACGGCACCGTGCTGACGGAGGAGGAGCACCCCTCCCTCGGGCCGATCCTGGACACCCTGCGCGAGAAGTACGGCGACGAGGCGGGCGGCACCCCCGGTGTCGAGCTGGTGATCCGGCACGCCGAGGGGGCCTCGGGCGAGGCCGCCGCCGACACCCCGCTGCTCACCCTCGCCGAGGGGAAGCCGGGCCGGCTGCGCACCACCCTCAGCGCCGGCGTGCAGGCCGCGGCCGAGAAGGCGGTGAAGCGGTTCGCCGAGTCGTCGGTGGTGGCGGTGAAGCCGAGCACCGGTGAGGTGCTGGCGGTGGCCAACCACCGCCGGGACGGGTTCAACGCGGCCTTCCAGGGCCGGGTCGCCCCCGGCTCCACCATGAAGATCATCACCGCCGCGATGCTCATCGACAACGGCGTGACCTCCATGAACGGCCCGGCGCCCTGCCCGCCCACCGCCACCTGGCAGAGCCAGACCTTCGAGAACCTCACCGGCCTGCGGCCGAACGAGAACGCCACCCTCGCCGACAGCTTCCTGCTCTCCTGCAACACGGCCTTCATCAAGCTCGTCGACGAGGAGCCGCTCACCGACGCCTCGCTCACCCAGGAGGCCCAGGAGCGGTTCGGGCTCGGCCGGGACGACTGGAAGACCGGCATCGTCTCCTTCGACGGCAGCGTCCCCGCCGTCAGCGGCCCGGACCGCGCGGCGAACGCCATCGGCCAGGGCCAGGTGCAGATGAACCCGCTGAACATGGCCTCCGTGACGGCCACCGCCATCACCGGCACCTTCCGCCAGCCGTACCTGGTCTCCCCCGACCTCGACGGCCGGCGGCTCGCGCAGGCCGGGGGGCTGCGGGCGGACACCGCGGCCCAGCTCAAGCAGATGATGCGGCTCACCGCCGCCCGGGGCACCGCCCGTGAGGCCATGTCCGGCCTCGGCGGCGACGTCGGCGCGAAGACCGGGTCCGCGGAGGTGGACGGCAACGCCGCCTCCGACAGCTGGTTCACCGGCTTCCGCGACGACGTCGCGGCGGCGGCCATGGCGCAGCAGGGCGGCCACGGCGGCGACGCGGCCGGTCCGATTGTCGCAGCCGTGCTACGAGCGGGCTCCTGA
- a CDS encoding penicillin-binding transpeptidase domain-containing protein: MGNRGHVAERRKTRPAVLGGAIAVVVGGVGFGAYALLGGGAAGDGTRTASAQQAEEVRTGPLSAAEVTDTAERFLTAWQSGKVSEAAAVTDDPKAAAALLTGYAEDARVKDVTLTAGTRTGAKVAFSVKGTVSHGDLAAPLAYDSALTVVRRAGDGAPRVDWRPAVLHPDLGDGDRLVTGEAGTPPVRALDRDGGELTTRKYPSLGTVLDGLREKYGEKAGGEAGVELRVVRGKESKKAELSDKTLLELSEGTPGTVKTTLDPSLQAAAEEQVAKKAKASVVVLRASTGEILAVANSSHGFNTAFQGSLAPGSTMKVITSSMLIEKGLASMDEKHPCPKYFSYGGWKFQNDDKFQIKDGTFKASFARSCNTAFISQAPELEDDDLTEQAQQVFGLSMNNWQVGVPTFDGSVPVQSAAPMAASLIGQGGVRMNPLNMASVSATVKAGVFHQPYLVAPEVDGRKLATASRTLSAGTLAQLRELMSYTAAYGTAAEAMAGVSGETGAKTGSAEVDGQKKPNGWFTAYRGDLAAAGVVQAAGHGGSTAGPIVAALLKSGG; the protein is encoded by the coding sequence GTGGGCAACAGAGGGCATGTCGCCGAGCGACGGAAGACGAGACCCGCCGTGCTCGGCGGAGCGATCGCCGTGGTCGTCGGCGGTGTCGGGTTCGGCGCCTACGCGCTGCTCGGCGGCGGTGCCGCCGGGGACGGGACGCGCACGGCCTCCGCGCAGCAGGCCGAGGAGGTCAGGACCGGCCCGCTGTCCGCCGCCGAGGTCACCGACACGGCCGAGCGCTTCCTCACCGCCTGGCAGTCCGGGAAGGTGAGCGAGGCGGCCGCCGTCACCGACGACCCGAAGGCCGCCGCCGCCCTGCTCACCGGTTACGCCGAGGACGCCCGCGTCAAGGACGTCACCCTCACCGCCGGCACCCGCACCGGCGCCAAGGTCGCCTTCTCCGTGAAGGGCACGGTGTCGCACGGGGACCTCGCCGCGCCGCTGGCGTACGACAGCGCGCTGACCGTCGTGCGCCGCGCCGGGGACGGCGCGCCGCGGGTGGACTGGCGGCCCGCCGTCCTGCACCCCGACCTCGGGGACGGCGACAGGCTGGTCACCGGGGAGGCGGGCACCCCGCCGGTCAGGGCACTGGACCGGGACGGCGGCGAGCTGACCACCCGGAAGTACCCGTCCCTGGGCACGGTGCTGGACGGTCTGCGCGAGAAGTACGGCGAGAAGGCGGGCGGCGAGGCCGGCGTCGAACTGCGGGTGGTGCGCGGCAAGGAGTCGAAGAAGGCCGAGCTGTCCGACAAGACCCTGCTGGAGCTGAGCGAGGGCACGCCCGGCACGGTGAAGACCACGCTGGACCCGTCCCTGCAGGCCGCCGCCGAGGAGCAGGTGGCGAAGAAGGCCAAGGCGTCGGTGGTGGTGCTGCGCGCGTCGACCGGCGAGATCCTGGCGGTGGCGAACTCCTCGCACGGTTTCAACACCGCGTTCCAGGGCTCGCTCGCCCCGGGCTCCACCATGAAGGTGATCACCTCCTCGATGCTGATCGAGAAGGGCCTGGCCTCCATGGACGAGAAGCACCCGTGCCCGAAGTACTTCAGCTACGGCGGCTGGAAGTTCCAGAACGACGACAAGTTCCAGATCAAGGACGGCACCTTCAAGGCGAGCTTCGCCCGCTCCTGCAACACGGCCTTCATCAGCCAGGCGCCCGAGCTGGAGGACGACGACCTGACCGAGCAGGCCCAGCAGGTCTTCGGGCTGTCGATGAACAACTGGCAGGTCGGCGTGCCCACCTTCGACGGCTCGGTGCCGGTGCAGTCGGCGGCCCCGATGGCGGCCTCGCTCATCGGCCAGGGCGGGGTGCGGATGAACCCGCTGAACATGGCGTCGGTGTCGGCGACGGTCAAGGCGGGCGTCTTCCACCAGCCCTACCTGGTCGCGCCCGAGGTGGACGGACGCAAGCTGGCGACGGCCTCGCGCACCCTGTCGGCCGGCACGCTGGCGCAGCTGCGGGAGCTGATGTCGTACACCGCGGCCTACGGCACGGCGGCGGAGGCGATGGCCGGGGTGAGCGGTGAGACCGGCGCCAAGACCGGGTCGGCCGAGGTCGACGGGCAGAAGAAGCCCAACGGCTGGTTCACCGCCTACCGCGGGGACCTGGCGGCCGCGGGTGTGGTCCAGGCGGCCGGCCACGGCGGCTCGACGGCCGGGCCGATCGTGGCGGCCCTGCTGAAGAGCGGCGGCTGA
- a CDS encoding SsgA family sporulation/cell division regulator, with amino-acid sequence MSVIEQYARAHIVTDLLDEDRGAVPVVLRYDPEHDPRCVRVRLPGAGAREWTVERELLERGLRTPAGSGAVRVWPCGRVQTVLEFHSAQGVSVVQFDTKALVRFLRRTYAVAAQPVAH; translated from the coding sequence ATGTCCGTAATCGAGCAGTACGCGCGAGCACACATCGTCACGGATCTCCTGGACGAGGACCGCGGGGCCGTACCCGTGGTGCTGAGGTACGACCCCGAGCACGACCCGCGGTGCGTGCGCGTGAGGCTGCCGGGCGCCGGGGCGCGCGAGTGGACCGTCGAGCGGGAGCTGCTGGAGCGGGGCCTGCGCACCCCCGCGGGGAGCGGCGCGGTGCGCGTGTGGCCGTGCGGCCGGGTGCAGACCGTGCTCGAGTTCCACTCCGCGCAGGGCGTGTCCGTGGTGCAGTTCGACACCAAGGCGCTGGTCCGGTTCCTGCGCCGGACGTACGCCGTCGCCGCCCAGCCGGTCGCGCACTGA
- a CDS encoding energy-coupling factor ABC transporter permease: MHAPDGFIDAPVSAAAGVVAAAALAVSLRGARRELEDTSGPSAVQAGAERTAPLAGLVAAFIFAVQMLNFPVAAGTSGHLMGGALAAILVGPYTGVLCVSVVLLLQAVLFADGGLTALGVNITTMAITTTVVAYALFRGLVAVLPRTRRSVTAASFVAALVSVPASAIVFTLLYAIGGTTDVSIGKVAGAMVGVHVLIGVGEAAITALTVGAVLAVRPDLVRGARGVRQKLKLRVNGELVDAPDTGPAAAPAAARSSRKVWAAGLVTSLVLAGFVSFYASADPDGLEKVATDHGIDEKAEEHAAAGSPLADYGVEDVGDARLSGGLAGVIGVGVTVVAGTGVFWAVRRRRAGEEAEAASPTDTRAAQDTSV; encoded by the coding sequence GTGCACGCACCCGACGGATTCATCGACGCCCCCGTGTCCGCCGCGGCCGGAGTGGTCGCCGCCGCCGCCCTCGCCGTGAGCCTGCGCGGCGCGCGCCGCGAGCTCGAGGACACCTCCGGTCCGAGCGCAGTCCAGGCCGGCGCGGAGCGCACGGCCCCGCTGGCCGGTCTCGTGGCGGCGTTCATCTTCGCCGTGCAGATGCTGAACTTCCCCGTCGCGGCGGGAACCAGCGGCCACCTGATGGGCGGCGCGCTCGCCGCGATCCTCGTGGGCCCCTACACCGGGGTCCTGTGCGTCTCCGTCGTCCTGCTGCTGCAGGCCGTCCTCTTCGCCGACGGCGGCCTGACCGCGCTCGGCGTGAACATCACCACCATGGCGATCACCACGACGGTCGTCGCCTACGCGCTCTTCCGCGGCCTGGTGGCCGTGCTGCCGCGCACCCGCCGCTCGGTGACCGCCGCGTCCTTCGTCGCCGCCCTGGTCTCCGTCCCGGCCTCCGCGATCGTCTTCACCCTGCTCTACGCGATCGGCGGCACCACCGACGTCTCGATCGGCAAGGTCGCCGGCGCCATGGTGGGCGTGCACGTCCTCATCGGCGTCGGCGAGGCCGCGATCACGGCCCTGACCGTCGGCGCCGTCCTCGCCGTGCGCCCGGACCTGGTGCGCGGGGCGCGCGGCGTCCGGCAGAAGCTCAAGCTGCGCGTGAACGGCGAACTGGTCGACGCCCCCGACACCGGGCCGGCCGCCGCCCCGGCCGCGGCCCGCTCCTCGCGCAAGGTCTGGGCCGCCGGCCTGGTCACCTCCCTCGTCCTCGCCGGATTCGTCAGCTTCTACGCCTCCGCCGACCCCGACGGCCTGGAGAAGGTCGCCACCGACCACGGCATCGACGAGAAGGCCGAGGAGCACGCGGCGGCCGGCTCCCCGCTCGCCGACTACGGCGTCGAGGACGTCGGCGACGCCCGTCTGTCCGGCGGACTCGCGGGCGTGATCGGCGTCGGCGTCACGGTCGTCGCGGGCACGGGCGTGTTCTGGGCGGTGCGCAGGCGGCGCGCCGGCGAGGAGGCCGAGGCCGCGTCGCCCACGGACACCCGGGCCGCCCAGGACACGAGCGTCTGA
- the cbiQ gene encoding cobalt ECF transporter T component CbiQ, with translation MLERSREPGGAHRLYRHGHSPVHALPPHTKLAAVFAFVVVVVSTPREAMWAFAVYAVLLGLVAYAARVPAGFLLKRLLIEVPFVAFAVLLPFVAEGERVDVLGLSLSVNGLWGAWNVLAKGTLGVAASVLLAATTELRELLLGLQRLRLPPLLVQIASFMVRYGDVITDEMRRMRIARESRGFEASGVRHWGVLAKSAGALFIRSYERGERVHLAMVSRGYAGSMPVIDEVTASRAQWSSALALPCAALVVCLLGWML, from the coding sequence CTGCTCGAGCGAAGCCGAGAGCCCGGGGGAGCACACCGGCTCTACCGGCACGGGCACTCCCCCGTGCACGCTCTGCCGCCGCACACCAAGCTCGCCGCCGTCTTCGCCTTCGTGGTGGTGGTCGTGTCCACCCCGCGCGAGGCGATGTGGGCGTTCGCCGTGTACGCCGTGCTGCTCGGCCTGGTCGCGTACGCCGCCCGCGTCCCGGCCGGTTTCCTGCTCAAGCGGCTGCTGATCGAGGTGCCGTTCGTCGCCTTCGCGGTGCTCCTGCCGTTCGTGGCGGAGGGCGAACGGGTCGACGTCCTCGGGCTGTCGCTGAGCGTGAACGGCCTGTGGGGCGCCTGGAACGTGCTGGCCAAGGGCACCCTGGGCGTCGCCGCCTCGGTCCTGCTGGCCGCCACGACCGAGCTGCGGGAGCTGCTGCTGGGCCTGCAGCGGCTGAGGCTCCCGCCGCTGCTGGTGCAGATCGCCTCCTTCATGGTCCGCTACGGCGACGTCATCACCGACGAGATGCGGCGCATGCGGATCGCCCGCGAGTCCCGCGGCTTCGAGGCGAGCGGGGTGAGGCACTGGGGCGTCCTCGCCAAGTCGGCGGGCGCGCTGTTCATCCGCTCCTACGAACGCGGCGAGCGGGTGCACCTGGCCATGGTGAGCCGCGGATACGCCGGTTCCATGCCGGTCATCGACGAGGTGACCGCCTCCCGGGCCCAGTGGTCGTCCGCGCTGGCCCTCCCCTGCGCCGCCCTCGTCGTCTGCCTGCTGGGATGGATGCTGTGA
- a CDS encoding ABC transporter ATP-binding protein, protein MGAVTASLEVSGLAFAYPDGHQALFGVDFRIARGERVALLGPNGAGKTTLVLHLNGILSGGTGTVKVAGLEVGRRHMAEIRRRVGIVFQDPDDQLFMPTVREDVAFGPAAAGLRGPELEERVDRALEQVGMAGFKDRPPHHLSFGQRRRVAVATVLAMEPEILVLDEPSSNLDPASRRELADILRSLDVTVLMVTHDLPYALELCPRSLILSDGVIAADGPTAGLLSDDGLMRAHRLELPYGFDPRSVPAATSP, encoded by the coding sequence ATGGGTGCTGTGACAGCTTCTCTGGAGGTCTCCGGCCTCGCCTTCGCCTACCCCGACGGCCACCAGGCCCTGTTCGGCGTCGACTTCCGCATCGCCCGCGGCGAGCGGGTCGCGCTGCTCGGCCCGAACGGCGCCGGCAAGACCACCCTCGTGCTCCACCTCAACGGCATCCTGTCCGGCGGCACGGGCACGGTGAAGGTGGCCGGGCTGGAGGTGGGCAGGCGGCACATGGCCGAGATCCGGCGCCGGGTCGGCATCGTCTTCCAGGACCCGGACGACCAGCTCTTCATGCCGACCGTGCGGGAGGACGTGGCGTTCGGCCCGGCGGCGGCCGGGCTCAGGGGGCCCGAGCTGGAGGAGCGCGTGGACCGCGCCCTCGAGCAGGTCGGCATGGCCGGGTTCAAGGACCGGCCCCCGCACCACCTCTCCTTCGGCCAGCGGCGCCGGGTGGCCGTGGCGACCGTGCTCGCGATGGAGCCGGAGATCCTGGTCCTGGACGAGCCGTCCTCCAACCTGGACCCGGCCTCCCGCCGCGAACTGGCCGACATCCTGCGTTCCCTGGACGTCACCGTCCTGATGGTCACGCACGACCTGCCCTACGCCCTCGAACTGTGCCCGCGCTCGCTGATCCTGAGCGACGGGGTGATCGCCGCGGACGGCCCGACCGCCGGCCTGCTCTCCGACGACGGCCTGATGCGCGCGCACCGCCTGGAGCTGCCCTACGGCTTCGACCCGCGCTCGGTACCGGCGGCAACATCGCCGTAA
- a CDS encoding serine hydrolase domain-containing protein — MDVHGTVAEGFEPVRAAFARNFGTLGDRGAAVAVYRDGRRVVDLWAGAKDVDGTEPWRRDTAQVVRSATKGVAAAVLLLLHQRGELDLDAPVGHHWPEFKTHGKERVLVRHVLNHRAGLPVLDHPLTPREAADPLRSAEALAAQPPVWEPGTDHGYHALTYGWLLDELVRRVTGRGSGEWIASEIAGPLGLDLWVGLPEERAGRVGRVGRIDGPEPSGVLRARPKRSVTDAYADPASLTRRAFAAITPFPDQNDPAFRAAALPAANGIATADGLARFYASLIGPVDGVRLFTPDTVGLARAEESAGPDRVLVVGTRFGLGYMLHGSASPFLGPGSFGHPGRGGSLGFADPETGIALGYVTNGFRRTVTADPRAQALIRAVRQALGRPGS, encoded by the coding sequence GTGGACGTGCACGGCACGGTGGCCGAGGGCTTCGAGCCGGTCCGGGCGGCGTTCGCACGGAACTTCGGGACGCTCGGCGACCGGGGCGCGGCGGTCGCCGTGTACCGGGACGGGCGCAGGGTCGTGGACCTGTGGGCCGGGGCGAAGGACGTCGACGGCACCGAGCCGTGGCGGCGGGACACGGCCCAGGTCGTGCGCTCGGCGACCAAGGGCGTCGCCGCCGCCGTGCTCCTGCTGCTGCACCAGCGCGGCGAACTGGACCTGGACGCGCCGGTCGGCCACCACTGGCCGGAGTTCAAGACGCACGGCAAGGAGCGGGTGCTGGTCCGGCACGTGCTGAACCACCGCGCCGGGCTCCCGGTCCTCGACCACCCGCTCACCCCGCGGGAGGCGGCCGACCCGCTGCGCAGCGCCGAGGCGCTCGCCGCCCAGCCGCCCGTGTGGGAGCCGGGCACCGACCACGGCTACCACGCCCTCACCTACGGCTGGCTGCTCGACGAGCTGGTGCGGCGCGTGACCGGCCGGGGCTCCGGCGAGTGGATCGCGTCGGAGATCGCCGGCCCGCTGGGACTGGACCTGTGGGTGGGGCTGCCGGAGGAGCGGGCCGGCCGGGTGGGCCGGGTCGGCCGGATCGACGGACCCGAGCCGTCCGGCGTGCTCCGCGCCCGCCCGAAGCGCTCGGTCACCGACGCCTACGCCGACCCGGCCTCCCTCACCCGCCGGGCCTTCGCCGCGATCACCCCCTTCCCCGACCAGAACGACCCGGCGTTCCGCGCGGCGGCCCTGCCCGCCGCCAACGGGATCGCGACGGCGGACGGGCTGGCCCGCTTCTACGCGTCACTGATCGGCCCGGTCGACGGCGTGCGCCTGTTCACCCCGGACACCGTCGGCCTGGCCCGCGCCGAGGAGTCGGCGGGCCCGGACCGCGTCCTGGTCGTCGGCACCCGCTTCGGTCTCGGCTACATGCTGCACGGCAGCGCCTCGCCCTTCCTCGGCCCGGGCTCCTTCGGGCACCCCGGCCGCGGCGGCTCCCTCGGCTTCGCCGACCCGGAGACGGGCATCGCCCTCGGCTACGTCACCAACGGCTTTCGCAGGACCGTGACGGCGGACCCCCGGGCGCAGGCGCTGATCCGGGCGGTGCGGCAGGCACTGGGCCGGCCGGGGTCCTGA
- a CDS encoding DUF1876 domain-containing protein, which produces MMHTAVGWHVELEFQEDDQHTRAVAMVRLPDGTAVRANGHASRHHTDANQPRVGEEVAGARALNELAMRLLTKAHDEIDEASGRISHPIHV; this is translated from the coding sequence ATGATGCACACCGCAGTGGGATGGCACGTGGAGCTGGAGTTCCAGGAGGACGACCAGCACACGCGCGCGGTCGCGATGGTCCGGCTGCCCGACGGCACCGCGGTGCGGGCGAACGGACACGCGAGCCGGCACCACACCGACGCGAATCAGCCCCGGGTCGGTGAGGAGGTCGCCGGCGCCCGGGCGCTGAACGAACTCGCCATGCGGCTGCTGACCAAGGCGCACGACGAGATCGACGAGGCGTCGGGCCGCATCTCGCACCCGATCCACGTGTGA
- a CDS encoding EamA family transporter yields the protein MTPLVTAAVLLAAVTHAGWNALAHRITDKLAGFTLISGGGLLIGLAAAPFVPFPAAGAWPYLFCSAAVHIAYYALLMTSFELGDFGQAYPLARGSAPLVVTVLAAVFAHEVPDGRAAAGIALSCAGLTGVALWGLRGRRPDRAAIGAALATGLTVAAYTVVDGLGVRASGSPLGYTAWLMIVQGTVIPAYALRRRRRRTGALLRPHAGPGLLGAAMSVAAYALVLWAQTRAELAPVAALRESSVIVGAAIGALFFKERFGAARIAAAGLLVVGIGLMLHAG from the coding sequence GTGACACCGCTGGTGACCGCGGCCGTCCTGCTCGCCGCGGTCACCCACGCCGGCTGGAACGCCCTCGCGCACAGGATCACCGACAAGCTGGCCGGGTTCACGCTGATCTCGGGCGGCGGGCTGCTGATCGGGCTGGCGGCGGCGCCGTTCGTGCCGTTCCCGGCGGCCGGGGCGTGGCCGTACCTGTTCTGCTCGGCCGCCGTCCACATCGCGTACTACGCGCTGCTGATGACGTCCTTCGAGCTGGGCGACTTCGGCCAGGCGTACCCCCTCGCCCGGGGCAGCGCGCCGCTGGTCGTCACGGTCCTCGCCGCCGTGTTCGCCCACGAGGTGCCGGACGGCCGGGCCGCCGCCGGGATCGCCCTGTCCTGCGCGGGTCTGACCGGCGTCGCCCTGTGGGGGCTGCGCGGGCGCCGGCCCGACCGGGCGGCGATCGGCGCGGCGCTGGCGACCGGCCTGACCGTCGCGGCGTACACGGTCGTCGACGGACTCGGCGTGCGCGCCTCCGGATCCCCCCTCGGCTACACCGCCTGGCTGATGATCGTCCAGGGCACGGTGATCCCGGCGTACGCGCTCCGGCGCCGGCGGCGGCGGACGGGCGCCCTGCTCCGGCCGCACGCCGGCCCCGGGCTGCTCGGCGCCGCGATGTCCGTCGCCGCGTACGCGCTCGTGCTGTGGGCCCAGACCCGCGCCGAACTCGCCCCCGTCGCGGCCCTGCGGGAGTCCTCGGTCATCGTCGGAGCGGCGATCGGGGCCCTGTTCTTCAAGGAGCGCTTCGGCGCCGCACGCATCGCCGCGGCCGGACTGCTGGTCGTGGGCATCGGGCTGATGCTGCACGCGGGGTAG
- a CDS encoding YbaK/EbsC family protein, protein MTTAATDTEGSGAHPRFAEALREMGLAEVTGQVRRFPGAVRTAAEAAAAIGCGLSQICKSLIFTAWGSPLLERDRGLGEGVPVLVLMDGASRVDVERVRQELGAEKVARAKADVVRETTGYAIGGVPPFGHRTTTRVLADRSLLRHEVVWAAAGTPHTVFPMDPETLIAHAGGTLVDVRERTP, encoded by the coding sequence ATGACGACAGCCGCCACCGACACCGAGGGCTCCGGAGCCCATCCCCGTTTCGCCGAGGCCCTGCGGGAGATGGGGCTCGCGGAGGTGACCGGGCAGGTCCGCCGTTTCCCCGGAGCCGTCCGCACCGCCGCCGAGGCCGCCGCCGCGATCGGGTGCGGGCTGAGCCAGATCTGCAAGTCACTGATCTTCACGGCATGGGGGTCCCCCCTGCTCGAACGGGACCGGGGACTCGGGGAGGGCGTACCCGTGCTGGTCCTCATGGACGGCGCCTCGCGGGTGGACGTCGAGCGGGTGCGCCAGGAGCTCGGCGCCGAGAAGGTGGCCCGGGCGAAGGCCGACGTGGTGCGGGAGACCACCGGATACGCCATCGGCGGCGTGCCCCCCTTCGGCCACCGGACGACGACCCGCGTCCTCGCCGACCGCTCCCTCCTCCGCCACGAGGTGGTGTGGGCGGCGGCCGGCACCCCGCACACCGTCTTCCCGATGGATCCCGAGACGCTGATCGCCCACGCCGGCGGCACCCTGGTGGACGTGCGCGAGCGCACCCCGTGA